Proteins from one Acidihalobacter prosperus genomic window:
- a CDS encoding ABC transporter permease: MSPQRIAAIALRQFYIMRGSPARILPIFIWVGVDMVLWGFFTRYLNHVTDSGLDFVPRLLGAVLLWDFFIRVMIGMTSAFFEDVWARNFLNLFTSPLSIPEYVGGLVLTSIATSALGLMLMMLMASAIFGLSFLTYGLLLIPFLLILFLFGIALGIFCSALVMRLGPATEWLIWPIPAVISPFAGVFYPLSTLPEWMQFIGRTLPPSYVFDGIRALSAGQHFPLAALMGSLALTLGYIAIAIAYFLHVYRHAVRSGLLARYHAESVN, from the coding sequence CGCGCATCCTGCCGATTTTCATCTGGGTCGGCGTGGACATGGTGCTCTGGGGCTTCTTCACCCGCTATCTCAACCACGTCACGGACAGTGGGCTGGACTTCGTGCCGCGTCTGCTGGGTGCCGTGCTGCTGTGGGATTTCTTCATCCGGGTCATGATCGGCATGACCTCGGCCTTTTTCGAAGACGTCTGGGCGCGCAACTTCCTCAATCTGTTCACCTCGCCGCTGAGCATTCCCGAATACGTCGGCGGGCTGGTGCTGACCAGCATCGCCACCAGCGCCCTTGGACTGATGCTGATGATGCTCATGGCCAGCGCGATCTTCGGCCTGTCGTTCCTGACCTACGGCCTGTTGCTGATTCCCTTTCTGCTCATCCTGTTTCTGTTCGGCATCGCGCTCGGCATCTTCTGCAGCGCTTTGGTCATGCGGCTGGGCCCCGCCACCGAATGGCTGATCTGGCCGATACCGGCCGTGATCTCGCCCTTCGCGGGCGTTTTCTATCCGCTGAGCACGCTGCCGGAATGGATGCAGTTCATCGGGCGCACCCTGCCGCCGTCGTACGTCTTCGATGGCATACGCGCGCTGTCGGCCGGCCAGCACTTCCCGCTTGCCGCCCTGATGGGCAGTCTGGCGCTGACGCTGGGCTATATCGCAATCGCGATCGCCTATTTCCTGCATGTTTACCGGCATGCGGTGCGTAGCGGTCTGCTGGCCCGTTACCATGCGGAAAGCGTCAACTAG